The following proteins are co-located in the Desulfatitalea tepidiphila genome:
- the leuS gene encoding leucine--tRNA ligase, translating to MDEQYDPRKIEQKWQEEWERSHLFEVDVQADRPKYYLLEMFPYPSGKIHMGHVRNYTIGDVVARYKRMQGFNVLHPMGWDAFGMPAENAAIANNTHPAEWTYDNIAYMRNQLKQLGFSYDWSREVTTCTPDYYRWEQWLFLKMYEKGMAYRKEAYVNWCEPCQTVLANEQVEAGMCWRCGQPVRQKKLNQWFFRITDYAEDLLVHCDQLPGWPEKVTTMQKNWIGRSQGAEIRFAVEESDTVIPVFTTRHDTVFGATFMCLAPEHPLVPQLAAGTEQAAAVSDFIERISLQERTSKAVETYEKEGVFTGKYCINPVTGRRMPIYTANFALMEYGTGAVMSVPAHDQRDFDFARKYDLPIIPVVNPEGETLVAAQMTEAYAGDGLMVNSGAFDGQPNRQAMEKIADLLEAKGLGRRAISYRLRDWGISRQRYWGAPIPMIYCDTCGTVPVPEADLPIVLPEDAHLLAGGRSPLPTLDHFARTTCPKCGRTDARRETDTMDTFVESSWYFERYCSPKCNEAMFDRDAVAYWMPVDQYIGGVEHAILHLLYSRYFTRVLHDIGLIDYKEPFTRLLTQGMVCKETMSCPQHGYLFPEQAREERGTLYCTLCDRPITLGRVEKMSKSKRNVVDPNVLLERYGADTTRLFCLFAAPPERDLEWSDQGVEGSARFLNRVWRLAGTWLDVVQGVASYDGPVESLPDTLRQTYRKAHQTIEKVTRDIEDRFHFNTAISAVMELVNQMHAVGPDDGGADQRKGVMRHALETVILLLSPIVPHFAQELWHALGHAQSTLAVPWPVWRKDALVQEEATIVVQVNGKLRGRFTTAVDTDDDTVKQLALADERVQKFVGDKAPKKIVVVKNKLVNIVV from the coding sequence ATGGATGAACAATACGATCCCCGTAAGATTGAGCAAAAATGGCAAGAGGAGTGGGAGCGGAGCCATCTCTTCGAGGTGGATGTCCAGGCCGACCGGCCGAAATATTATTTGCTGGAGATGTTTCCCTATCCTTCGGGCAAGATTCACATGGGCCATGTTCGCAATTATACCATCGGAGACGTCGTGGCGCGTTACAAGCGGATGCAGGGGTTCAACGTGCTGCATCCCATGGGGTGGGATGCGTTCGGCATGCCGGCGGAAAACGCCGCCATCGCCAACAACACCCATCCGGCCGAATGGACCTACGATAACATCGCCTATATGCGCAACCAGCTAAAACAGCTCGGTTTTTCCTACGACTGGAGCCGGGAGGTGACCACCTGCACGCCGGATTATTATCGTTGGGAGCAGTGGCTGTTTCTCAAGATGTACGAGAAAGGCATGGCCTACCGCAAGGAGGCTTATGTCAACTGGTGTGAACCGTGCCAGACCGTACTGGCTAACGAGCAGGTCGAAGCCGGCATGTGCTGGCGCTGCGGCCAGCCGGTCAGGCAAAAGAAGCTCAATCAGTGGTTTTTCCGCATCACCGATTACGCCGAGGATCTGCTCGTCCATTGCGATCAGTTGCCCGGGTGGCCGGAAAAGGTGACCACCATGCAAAAGAACTGGATCGGTCGCAGCCAGGGGGCCGAGATCCGATTCGCGGTGGAGGAGAGCGACACGGTGATACCAGTCTTCACCACCCGCCACGACACTGTTTTCGGCGCCACTTTCATGTGTCTGGCCCCCGAACATCCCCTGGTGCCCCAGTTGGCGGCCGGAACCGAACAGGCGGCGGCGGTGTCCGATTTCATCGAGCGCATCAGCCTGCAGGAGCGCACCAGCAAGGCGGTGGAAACTTACGAGAAAGAGGGGGTCTTTACCGGCAAATATTGCATCAATCCCGTGACCGGCCGGCGCATGCCGATCTATACGGCCAATTTCGCTCTCATGGAGTACGGGACCGGAGCGGTCATGTCCGTACCGGCTCACGATCAGCGCGATTTCGATTTCGCCAGGAAATATGACCTGCCCATCATCCCGGTGGTCAACCCGGAAGGCGAGACCCTGGTCGCCGCCCAGATGACGGAAGCGTATGCCGGCGACGGTCTGATGGTCAATTCCGGAGCGTTCGACGGGCAACCCAATCGCCAGGCGATGGAAAAGATCGCCGACCTGCTCGAGGCCAAGGGGCTGGGCCGGCGGGCGATCAGTTACCGGCTGCGGGATTGGGGGATTTCGCGCCAGCGCTACTGGGGCGCCCCCATCCCCATGATCTATTGTGATACGTGCGGGACGGTTCCGGTTCCCGAGGCCGATCTGCCCATCGTGCTGCCCGAGGATGCCCATCTGCTCGCCGGCGGCCGCTCGCCGTTGCCCACCCTCGACCATTTCGCCCGGACGACCTGCCCCAAGTGCGGGCGCACCGATGCGCGCCGGGAAACCGATACCATGGACACCTTCGTCGAGTCGTCCTGGTATTTCGAGCGCTATTGCAGTCCCAAATGCAACGAGGCCATGTTCGATCGCGACGCGGTGGCTTACTGGATGCCGGTGGATCAATATATCGGCGGTGTGGAGCATGCCATTCTGCACCTGCTCTATTCCCGCTACTTCACCCGCGTACTTCACGACATCGGTTTGATCGATTACAAAGAGCCGTTCACCCGCCTTTTGACCCAGGGCATGGTGTGCAAGGAAACCATGTCCTGTCCCCAACACGGCTATCTGTTTCCCGAGCAGGCGCGCGAAGAGCGGGGCACGCTTTACTGCACCCTCTGCGATCGGCCGATCACCCTCGGGCGGGTGGAAAAGATGTCCAAATCCAAGCGCAACGTGGTGGACCCCAATGTGTTGCTCGAACGGTACGGAGCCGATACGACGCGCCTGTTCTGCCTCTTTGCCGCGCCGCCGGAACGAGACCTGGAGTGGAGCGACCAGGGGGTAGAAGGAAGCGCGCGCTTCCTCAATCGGGTCTGGCGGTTGGCCGGCACCTGGCTGGACGTGGTGCAGGGCGTGGCCTCTTACGACGGTCCGGTCGAATCGCTTCCCGACACTTTGCGGCAGACTTACCGAAAGGCGCACCAGACCATCGAAAAGGTGACCCGCGACATCGAAGATCGTTTCCATTTCAACACGGCCATCAGCGCCGTCATGGAGTTGGTCAACCAGATGCATGCGGTCGGCCCCGACGACGGCGGTGCGGATCAGCGCAAGGGCGTCATGCGGCATGCCCTGGAGACGGTCATTCTGCTGCTGTCCCCCATCGTGCCCCATTTTGCCCAGGAGCTCTGGCATGCCCTGGGGCATGCCCAAAGCACGCTCGCCGTGCCCTGGCCGGTCTGGCGCAAGGATGCACTGGTCCAGGAAGAGGCCACCATCGTCGTTCAGGTCAACGGCAAACTGCGCGGCCGGTTTACGACCGCCGTGGACACGGATGACGATACCGTGAAGCAGCTTGCACTGGCGGATGAACGGGTGCAGAAGTTCGTCGGCGACAAGGCGCCCAAGAAGATCGTCGTCGTGAAAAACAAATTGGTCAACATTGTCGTTTAG
- the murJ gene encoding murein biosynthesis integral membrane protein MurJ: MSTGFDKEIPGAETPSHEAHLHLDSTPGVQGSDGVVIAKAAGVVGAATLFSRVLGAVRDIAIASFFGTGMISDAFIAAFRIPNLLRRMFGEGSLSIVFVPAYTECLYQQGRTEADRLAGSAARFLAACLLTAALAGMAAAPLLVHILAPGFADSVEKFDLTVSLTRTMFPYIFFIGLVALCMALLNVLGHFAAPALAPVCLNVSMIAAIAVGSLWVDSQQELVYWLAVGVVVGGALQLGLQLPFLLKNRIFLWRPAPWWHPAFKQIGAMLAPVLCGAAVYQINNLVITILASMLHQGSISYLYYADRLLQFPLGIFGIAAATAALPTLARQAVMQRYDAMRHTFNEAIRLVLFVTLPAMAGLIVLREPIIAMLFQRGAFDLDSTRLTASALLYYSIGLWAFSAVRVVLNVFYALKDTRTPLKIALLTIAANLILGLALMGPMRHDGLALAFTLASMLNIGLLGFALRKRLGTIGGRSIALSALRSSVCAAGMAAGVWIAARWLLPHDPKAGVALLPGLLGCILIGAAMFGVLARILRMPELQTLMYIIRRRSPQA, from the coding sequence ATGTCAACAGGTTTCGACAAGGAAATCCCGGGTGCCGAAACGCCTTCCCACGAGGCACACCTTCATCTCGATTCCACCCCCGGTGTGCAAGGTAGCGATGGGGTTGTCATCGCCAAAGCGGCCGGTGTGGTGGGGGCCGCAACCCTGTTCAGCCGGGTGTTGGGTGCCGTACGGGATATAGCCATTGCCTCTTTTTTCGGGACCGGGATGATATCCGATGCCTTCATCGCGGCTTTTCGCATACCCAATCTGCTGCGGCGCATGTTTGGCGAGGGATCGCTGAGTATCGTCTTCGTGCCGGCCTATACAGAGTGTCTCTACCAGCAAGGACGCACCGAAGCCGATCGCCTGGCCGGCAGCGCAGCGCGTTTCCTGGCCGCCTGTTTGTTAACGGCGGCCTTGGCCGGCATGGCGGCGGCCCCTTTGCTGGTTCATATCCTCGCGCCGGGCTTTGCCGATTCGGTCGAAAAATTCGATCTCACCGTGTCGTTGACCCGCACCATGTTTCCCTACATCTTTTTTATCGGATTGGTCGCCTTGTGCATGGCATTGCTCAATGTATTGGGGCATTTTGCCGCCCCCGCCCTGGCGCCTGTCTGCTTGAACGTGTCCATGATCGCGGCAATTGCGGTCGGCTCGCTGTGGGTCGACAGCCAGCAGGAGTTGGTGTACTGGCTCGCCGTGGGCGTGGTCGTGGGGGGCGCCCTGCAATTGGGGCTGCAGCTGCCGTTTTTGCTAAAAAACAGGATATTTTTATGGCGCCCCGCACCATGGTGGCATCCGGCCTTCAAACAGATCGGGGCCATGCTGGCACCGGTGCTGTGCGGCGCGGCCGTCTATCAGATCAACAACCTGGTGATCACTATCCTGGCCTCGATGCTGCATCAGGGCAGCATCTCCTATCTCTACTACGCCGACCGACTGCTCCAGTTTCCCCTGGGCATCTTCGGCATCGCGGCCGCCACGGCCGCCTTGCCGACCCTGGCGCGCCAGGCGGTCATGCAGCGATACGATGCCATGCGTCACACCTTCAATGAGGCCATCCGGCTGGTCTTGTTTGTCACCCTGCCGGCCATGGCCGGTTTGATCGTGCTGCGCGAACCGATCATCGCCATGTTATTTCAACGGGGGGCGTTCGATCTGGATTCCACGCGATTGACGGCCAGTGCCTTGTTGTACTATAGCATCGGATTATGGGCGTTTTCGGCGGTGCGTGTCGTTCTGAATGTCTTCTATGCGTTGAAAGACACCCGTACACCGTTGAAGATCGCGCTTTTGACCATTGCAGCCAACTTGATTCTGGGATTGGCACTGATGGGGCCGATGCGGCACGACGGCCTCGCACTGGCGTTCACGCTCGCCTCCATGTTGAACATCGGATTGCTGGGCTTTGCCTTGCGGAAGAGACTGGGAACGATAGGCGGGCGGTCGATCGCATTATCCGCGTTGCGATCATCCGTCTGCGCGGCGGGCATGGCGGCCGGCGTGTGGATCGCTGCCAGGTGGCTGCTGCCCCATGACCCTAAGGCCGGCGTGGCCCTGCTGCCGGGTCTTTTGGGCTGTATCCTCATCGGCGCGGCCATGTTCGGTGTATTGGCGCGTATCCTGAGAATGCCGGAGCTTCAAACCCTGATGTACATAATTCGGAGAAGGTCACCGCAGGCGTGA
- a CDS encoding NfeD family protein, translating into MRWILGWACIVTMFIGEPAFSARAETDTAGTVMTVVVADPIGPGVAEFLEDAMEKASEAGAACLIIQLDTPGGAVESMRRIVQAIYASQIPVVVYVSPSGARAASAGVMITMAADIAAMAPGTNIGAAHPVAGGGQELEKTMTDKVVNDLVAFTQGIAKRRDRNGEWAEKAIRESVSVTAAEALELNVIDLVATDMADLIARIDGREIRGKGKLKVASAEVTEITPNLRIKILKVISDPNIAYILFMIGLAGLYFELSQPGAIFPGVIGAIALILAFFSFQTLPVNIAGILLILLAVIFFILEIKVTSFGMLSVAGVLSLVLGSLMLFKGAGPEFQVAWQLLIPTVLTISGFFIAVVTLVVRAHAHRPYGGSEGLVGEVGLVKQADGQEGKVLVHGELWRARFKEPVAVGSKVVVKAVDRLTITVAPLKKEA; encoded by the coding sequence ATGCGTTGGATCCTGGGCTGGGCATGCATCGTCACGATGTTCATAGGAGAACCGGCTTTCAGCGCCCGCGCCGAGACGGATACCGCGGGTACGGTCATGACCGTCGTCGTGGCCGATCCCATCGGTCCGGGGGTGGCCGAGTTTCTGGAAGACGCCATGGAGAAGGCCTCTGAGGCGGGGGCGGCCTGCCTGATCATCCAGCTCGATACGCCGGGAGGCGCGGTCGAGTCCATGCGCAGGATCGTTCAGGCGATCTACGCGTCCCAGATTCCCGTGGTGGTTTATGTCTCCCCGAGCGGTGCCCGGGCCGCTTCCGCGGGCGTGATGATCACCATGGCCGCCGATATCGCAGCCATGGCGCCCGGCACCAACATCGGAGCGGCCCATCCGGTGGCCGGCGGCGGTCAGGAACTCGAGAAGACCATGACCGACAAGGTCGTCAACGACCTGGTGGCCTTTACCCAGGGCATCGCCAAGCGTCGGGACCGCAACGGCGAGTGGGCAGAAAAGGCGATCCGCGAAAGCGTATCCGTGACTGCTGCCGAAGCCCTCGAACTCAATGTCATCGACCTGGTGGCAACAGACATGGCGGATCTGATCGCCAGGATCGACGGCCGGGAGATCCGCGGCAAGGGGAAGTTGAAGGTCGCCAGCGCCGAAGTCACCGAAATCACGCCCAATCTGCGCATTAAAATCCTCAAGGTGATCAGCGATCCCAACATCGCCTATATCCTGTTTATGATCGGTCTGGCCGGGCTCTATTTCGAACTGTCCCAGCCTGGTGCCATCTTCCCGGGGGTCATCGGCGCCATTGCCCTCATTTTGGCCTTCTTCTCCTTTCAGACGCTTCCGGTGAACATCGCCGGCATTCTCCTGATCCTGCTGGCGGTGATCTTTTTCATCCTGGAGATCAAGGTCACCAGTTTCGGCATGCTCAGCGTGGCCGGGGTGCTGAGCCTGGTTCTCGGATCACTCATGCTGTTCAAAGGCGCCGGTCCCGAATTCCAGGTGGCCTGGCAGCTGTTGATCCCGACCGTACTGACCATTTCCGGCTTTTTCATCGCCGTGGTGACCCTCGTGGTCCGGGCCCATGCCCATCGGCCCTATGGCGGTTCGGAGGGCCTCGTCGGTGAGGTGGGGCTGGTGAAACAGGCCGATGGGCAGGAGGGAAAGGTCCTGGTGCACGGGGAGTTGTGGCGGGCCCGTTTCAAAGAACCGGTCGCCGTCGGCAGCAAGGTGGTCGTGAAAGCGGTGGACCGGTTGACCATCACGGTGGCGCCATTAAAAAAAGAAGCGTGA
- a CDS encoding slipin family protein yields the protein MFAPFVTIVVLVLLFLWSAIKILNEYERGVIFRLGRVIQAKGPGLIILIPVIDRMQRVSMRLVAMDVDPQDVITRDNVSVKVNAVIYFRVVDPTKAIVEVENYGYAMSQLAQTTLRSVCGQAELDELLSDREKINNQLQEILDTHTDPWGIKVATVELKHIDLPAEMQRAMAKQAEAERERRAKVINAEGEYQAANRLAEAAQIIADHPMAMQLRYLQTMREMASENNSTTIFPLPIDLFRIFMERKKD from the coding sequence ATGTTTGCACCATTTGTCACCATCGTCGTCCTGGTGCTGCTCTTTCTTTGGTCGGCCATCAAAATTCTCAACGAATACGAGCGCGGCGTCATCTTCCGTCTGGGGCGCGTGATTCAGGCCAAGGGACCCGGGTTGATCATTTTAATACCCGTGATCGACCGCATGCAGCGGGTGAGCATGCGCCTGGTGGCCATGGATGTCGACCCCCAGGATGTCATCACGCGGGACAACGTGTCGGTCAAGGTCAACGCGGTGATCTATTTCAGAGTCGTGGATCCGACCAAGGCGATTGTGGAAGTGGAGAACTACGGTTATGCCATGTCCCAGCTGGCCCAGACGACCCTGCGCAGTGTCTGCGGTCAGGCCGAGCTGGACGAACTGCTCTCGGATCGGGAAAAGATCAACAACCAGCTTCAGGAGATCCTGGACACTCATACCGACCCCTGGGGTATCAAGGTGGCCACCGTCGAGTTGAAACATATCGATCTGCCCGCGGAAATGCAGCGTGCCATGGCCAAGCAGGCCGAAGCCGAACGAGAACGGCGCGCCAAGGTGATCAACGCCGAGGGTGAATACCAGGCCGCCAACCGACTGGCGGAGGCCGCCCAGATCATCGCCGATCATCCCATGGCCATGCAGCTGCGCTATTTGCAGACCATGCGCGAAATGGCATCGGAGAACAACTCCACCACCATCTTTCCCTTACCCATCGATCTATTCAGGATATTCATGGAGCGCAAGAAGGATTAG
- the rpsT gene encoding 30S ribosomal protein S20, whose translation MANHKSALKRAGQNETRRMRNKTVKTRVKHVVKEVRQAAAAKSVETVDASLRTAQSTIDKAVKKGVLHKRTAARKVARLAKLSQTIKS comes from the coding sequence GTGGCCAACCATAAATCAGCCCTCAAGCGCGCCGGCCAGAACGAAACACGGCGCATGCGAAATAAGACCGTCAAGACCCGTGTCAAACATGTGGTCAAGGAGGTCCGCCAGGCCGCCGCAGCCAAATCGGTCGAAACGGTCGATGCGTCGCTGCGGACGGCTCAGTCGACGATTGACAAGGCAGTGAAAAAAGGCGTTTTGCACAAACGCACCGCCGCCAGAAAAGTTGCCCGCCTGGCCAAGCTGTCCCAAACCATCAAATCCTGA
- the coaBC gene encoding bifunctional phosphopantothenoylcysteine decarboxylase/phosphopantothenate--cysteine ligase CoaBC, with protein sequence MPGKRITLGVCGGIAAFKAAELVRLLVKEEALVRVIMTDNAGYFVGPMTFEALSQQKVCRTLFETSDEAAIQHIHWAQESDAVVIAPATANIIGKLAGGIADDALSTFMLAVTCPVLICPAMNTNMYQSPQVQHNLERLRSYGYKVLEPGSGELACGTVGPGRLPDPAIIMDAVRALFQPADFCGRRVLVTAGPTREAIDPVRFITNPSSGKMGYAIARVATMRGAEVTLVSGPTALSPPDGVRLIRVTSAAEMAEAVLAEMDGHQVIIKTAAVADFRPMAVSDRKIKKEDAEMVIRLERTQDILKALGERKTRQILVGFAAETHDMESFARGKLAAKNLDMIVANHIGSPEAGFQADTNRATFLFRDGRREEIGLMPKTELAGILLDRIAALMVAAAGATSLR encoded by the coding sequence ATGCCTGGAAAACGGATCACGCTCGGTGTGTGCGGCGGTATTGCCGCTTTCAAGGCCGCCGAGCTGGTACGTTTGCTCGTCAAGGAAGAGGCCCTTGTCCGCGTCATCATGACCGATAACGCGGGGTACTTTGTCGGGCCCATGACCTTCGAGGCCCTCAGTCAGCAAAAGGTGTGTCGTACCCTTTTCGAAACCTCGGACGAGGCGGCCATACAACATATCCACTGGGCCCAGGAGTCCGACGCGGTCGTGATCGCACCGGCCACGGCCAATATCATCGGCAAACTGGCCGGCGGCATCGCCGACGATGCCTTGAGCACCTTCATGTTGGCCGTCACCTGCCCGGTGTTGATCTGCCCGGCCATGAATACCAATATGTATCAGAGCCCGCAGGTCCAGCACAACCTGGAGCGGTTGAGGTCCTATGGCTACAAGGTGCTCGAACCGGGCAGCGGCGAACTGGCCTGCGGCACGGTGGGTCCCGGCCGCCTGCCGGATCCGGCGATCATTATGGATGCGGTGCGTGCCTTGTTTCAGCCCGCAGACTTTTGCGGCCGCCGCGTGCTGGTCACGGCCGGCCCGACCCGTGAGGCCATCGACCCGGTGCGCTTCATCACCAACCCTTCATCGGGCAAGATGGGCTATGCCATCGCGCGCGTCGCCACCATGCGCGGTGCCGAGGTGACGCTTGTTTCCGGTCCTACCGCTCTTTCGCCGCCCGATGGGGTTCGTCTGATCCGGGTGACCAGCGCCGCCGAGATGGCCGAGGCGGTGTTGGCCGAGATGGATGGCCACCAGGTGATCATCAAGACGGCCGCGGTGGCCGATTTTCGACCGATGGCGGTTTCCGACCGCAAGATCAAGAAGGAAGACGCCGAAATGGTGATCCGACTGGAGCGGACCCAGGACATCCTAAAGGCGTTGGGGGAGCGCAAAACCCGTCAGATCCTGGTCGGTTTCGCCGCCGAAACCCATGACATGGAATCTTTTGCCAGGGGCAAGCTGGCGGCCAAAAACCTGGATATGATCGTCGCCAACCACATCGGTTCGCCGGAGGCTGGTTTTCAGGCCGACACCAACCGGGCGACCTTTCTGTTTCGCGACGGTCGCCGCGAAGAGATCGGGCTCATGCCCAAGACCGAGTTGGCCGGCATCCTCCTCGACCGCATCGCCGCTCTGATGGTTGCAGCGGCCGGCGCGACCTCATTGCGTTAG
- a CDS encoding uracil-DNA glycosylase, which produces MIQDPATANDPHCALRDTLLQLSRWGCQGFECSPQTLAILNTWFRPVPAAPSEDVPVDTLVAIRDDLGDCRRCGLSAGRTHLVFGEGNPRAELMFVGEGPGAEEDRSGKVFIGPAGQLLTRIIEAMHLTRDQVYICNVVKCRPPGNRNPEAVEIQTCRPFLERQIKVVGPKVICALGSVATQVLLDTDQPVSRLRGRFHDRSGIKVMPTYHPAYLLREPDKKKLVWEDVKKIMAFLRIPL; this is translated from the coding sequence GTGATACAAGACCCCGCCACTGCCAACGATCCCCACTGTGCCCTGCGCGACACTTTGCTGCAGTTGTCACGGTGGGGATGTCAGGGGTTCGAGTGTTCGCCGCAGACCCTGGCGATCCTGAACACCTGGTTCCGGCCGGTGCCGGCCGCTCCGTCTGAAGATGTCCCGGTGGACACCCTGGTCGCGATTCGAGACGATCTGGGAGATTGCCGCAGGTGCGGTCTGAGCGCCGGGCGGACCCACCTGGTGTTTGGGGAAGGCAACCCCAGGGCCGAGTTGATGTTCGTCGGCGAGGGCCCGGGGGCCGAGGAGGACCGCAGCGGAAAGGTTTTTATCGGACCGGCCGGCCAGTTGCTCACCCGGATCATCGAGGCCATGCATCTGACCCGTGATCAGGTCTATATTTGCAATGTGGTCAAGTGCCGGCCGCCCGGCAACCGCAACCCGGAAGCCGTTGAGATTCAAACCTGCCGCCCTTTCCTCGAGCGCCAGATCAAGGTGGTCGGTCCCAAGGTGATCTGCGCCCTGGGCAGCGTCGCCACCCAGGTCCTGCTCGATACCGACCAGCCGGTATCCCGGTTGCGCGGCCGCTTTCACGACCGGAGCGGTATCAAAGTAATGCCCACCTACCATCCCGCATACCTGCTGCGCGAGCCGGACAAGAAGAAGCTGGTCTGGGAAGACGTGAAAAAGATCATGGCGTTCTTGCGGATCCCGCTATAG
- a CDS encoding FtsB family cell division protein: protein MNRKQKISIVLAGIAMFYLLLVIVFGDNGWLERRRMQSAHAQLVSANEALTQEILQMYRTIDRLQNDPAFLENVARQELGMIRSDELIFKFKSNTR from the coding sequence GTGAACCGTAAACAGAAAATATCGATCGTTTTGGCCGGCATCGCCATGTTTTATCTCCTTCTGGTGATCGTTTTCGGCGACAATGGATGGCTCGAGCGGCGCCGCATGCAATCGGCCCATGCCCAATTGGTGAGTGCAAATGAAGCCCTCACACAAGAAATTCTGCAGATGTACCGGACCATCGATCGGTTACAGAACGATCCGGCATTTCTTGAAAATGTCGCCCGCCAGGAGCTTGGCATGATCCGCTCCGACGAACTCATTTTTAAATTTAAAAGCAACACCAGGTAA
- a CDS encoding LPS-assembly lipoprotein LptE produces MTGREQGVDIKRYAKWPPAGGWTFLVLSLCLLTACGYQFAGPGQLPGGVQTIAVEVFTNRSAESGLETTLTNAVIDEMTRRRQDLVVGPKEADARLSGTIDRLSTATLSRGGTLTAVERRVIMTASFVLKDRGGKVVWQVRGLRAEQAYPVGDSKAATDLNKRLAIGQVSERLAEYLYERLTGSF; encoded by the coding sequence GTGACGGGTCGTGAACAGGGGGTCGACATCAAGCGGTACGCCAAATGGCCTCCGGCCGGCGGGTGGACGTTTCTCGTCCTTTCCCTATGCCTGCTGACGGCTTGCGGTTATCAGTTTGCCGGGCCGGGTCAGCTGCCCGGTGGGGTGCAGACCATCGCGGTGGAGGTTTTCACCAATCGTTCGGCCGAGTCCGGGCTGGAGACGACGCTGACCAACGCCGTGATCGATGAGATGACCCGCAGGCGGCAGGACCTGGTGGTCGGGCCAAAGGAGGCCGATGCCCGTTTGTCGGGTACCATCGACCGGCTCTCCACGGCAACCCTTTCCCGTGGCGGCACGTTGACCGCCGTCGAGCGCCGGGTGATCATGACAGCCTCGTTTGTTTTGAAGGATCGGGGTGGCAAGGTGGTGTGGCAGGTGAGGGGGCTGAGGGCCGAGCAGGCGTATCCCGTGGGAGACAGCAAGGCCGCCACCGATCTGAACAAACGGCTGGCCATCGGACAGGTATCCGAACGGCTGGCCGAATATCTGTACGAGCGCCTCACGGGCTCATTTTAA